A genomic region of Trueperaceae bacterium contains the following coding sequences:
- a CDS encoding S-layer homology domain-containing protein translates to MERKKPLTLALFILALIGLGWVQPAGDWRSQAISNLSEEGIDPAFPDGSFLGEGTLTGYQAAVLINRLLTEVDQRTGCPDPLAGLPTPDATFEDVPADHWASEAVDRVAALDVAAAFPDGRFNGAEFLTGYQTAFLVSRALEVVEAKAACGATAADEQRTQLVQRLDEIEAQIQSGALQGPPGPAGPPGPAGPPGPQGPQGEVGPPGPPGEPGEDGLDGERGPEGPPGPQGPQGPPGEPGPAGVSCWDLNANRNPDLSEDVNADGVVDVLDCQGPPGPPGPPGPEGPRGPRGPEGPTGPAGPQGPEGPPGPQGPQGPQGPPGD, encoded by the coding sequence ATGGAACGGAAGAAACCTCTGACTCTCGCCCTGTTCATCCTTGCCCTGATCGGATTGGGCTGGGTTCAACCGGCCGGGGACTGGCGCAGCCAGGCGATCAGCAACCTCAGCGAGGAGGGGATCGATCCTGCGTTCCCCGACGGGTCGTTCCTGGGCGAGGGGACGCTCACGGGGTATCAGGCGGCGGTACTGATAAACCGGTTGCTCACCGAGGTCGATCAGAGGACGGGCTGTCCCGATCCGCTGGCGGGACTCCCGACACCTGACGCGACGTTCGAGGACGTGCCGGCCGATCACTGGGCGAGCGAAGCCGTCGACCGCGTCGCCGCGCTCGACGTCGCGGCAGCCTTCCCCGACGGTCGGTTCAACGGGGCGGAGTTCCTGACGGGGTACCAGACGGCCTTCCTCGTCTCCCGCGCCCTGGAGGTGGTCGAAGCGAAGGCTGCTTGCGGCGCGACCGCCGCGGACGAGCAGCGGACCCAGCTGGTGCAGCGGCTCGACGAGATAGAGGCGCAGATCCAGTCCGGTGCGCTGCAGGGACCACCGGGACCGGCCGGTCCGCCCGGACCCGCTGGCCCGCCCGGTCCTCAGGGACCGCAAGGCGAGGTGGGGCCGCCAGGACCGCCAGGGGAACCGGGAGAGGATGGTCTGGACGGAGAACGTGGCCCTGAGGGCCCGCCCGGACCGCAAGGGCCGCAGGGACCACCTGGAGAGCCCGGACCAGCCGGAGTCAGCTGCTGGGATCTGAACGCGAACCGGAACCCAGACCTCTCAGAGGACGTGAACGCCGACGGAGTCGTGGACGTACTCGATTGCCAGGGTCCGCCGGGACCGCCCGGACCACCAGGGCCCGAAGGACCCAGGGGACCGCGAGGACCCGAAGGGCCGACTGGCCCGGCAGGTCCGCAGGGGCCGGAGGGTCCGCCTGGACCACAGGGACCGCAGGGCCCCCAGGGACCTCCTGGAGACTAG
- a CDS encoding alpha/beta hydrolase fold domain-containing protein — protein sequence MFEAENIDRPASEQERLEKLLRELRNIGKQLRLGVDAVRSGKIPGEVLVQGMRAQDPLPAGPAVELQPLPTGGSFAWLGPERATTAVLYCHGGGGVSGSVGGHRERMEKLGRLCGSRIFGLEYRLAPEHPFPSDIDDAVAGYRALLAQGIPPERIAFAGDSHGGGIALAALIRARDLGEPLPAAAFLACGVFDRTVVVQEGFLEREVTWELNDPVLSYGPFLRWLCETYLGGEDPANPLASPLLADLSGLPPLFIQAGEKEVLRGQSEKLAQAVWRAGGEATLDIVTDMFHNFHAYPLVAARAAVERAAEFLQERLDP from the coding sequence GTGTTCGAAGCGGAGAACATCGATCGCCCGGCGTCCGAACAGGAACGACTGGAGAAGCTTCTTCGGGAGCTTCGCAATATCGGTAAGCAGCTGCGGCTGGGAGTCGACGCGGTGCGCTCGGGCAAGATCCCGGGGGAGGTCCTGGTGCAGGGGATGCGCGCTCAGGACCCTCTCCCGGCCGGGCCTGCCGTCGAACTGCAACCCCTTCCGACAGGCGGGTCGTTCGCCTGGTTGGGCCCGGAGAGGGCCACCACGGCCGTCCTCTACTGCCATGGCGGGGGCGGTGTCTCGGGCTCGGTTGGCGGACATCGGGAGCGGATGGAGAAGCTGGGTCGACTTTGCGGTTCGCGCATCTTCGGCCTCGAGTACCGTCTGGCTCCGGAGCATCCGTTCCCCAGCGACATCGACGACGCCGTAGCCGGCTACCGAGCGCTGCTGGCCCAGGGCATCCCGCCCGAAAGGATCGCCTTCGCCGGCGACTCGCACGGGGGCGGGATCGCTCTTGCCGCCCTGATCAGGGCCCGGGATCTGGGCGAGCCGTTGCCGGCGGCGGCCTTCCTCGCCTGCGGAGTCTTCGACCGAACCGTCGTCGTGCAGGAGGGCTTCCTCGAACGCGAGGTCACCTGGGAGCTGAACGACCCGGTACTAAGTTACGGGCCGTTCCTCCGTTGGCTGTGTGAGACCTACCTGGGTGGGGAGGACCCCGCGAATCCGCTGGCTTCCCCGCTACTTGCAGACCTGTCGGGACTACCGCCTCTCTTCATCCAGGCGGGGGAGAAGGAGGTCCTGCGCGGGCAGAGCGAGAAGTTGGCGCAGGCGGTGTGGCGAGCCGGGGGCGAAGCAACACTCGACATCGTCACCGACATGTTCCACAACTTCCATGCCTACCCGCTGGTGGCAGCGCGCGCGGCGGTGGAACGGGCCGCGGAGTTCTTGCAGGAGAGACTGGATCCTTGA
- the gatB gene encoding Asp-tRNA(Asn)/Glu-tRNA(Gln) amidotransferase subunit GatB has protein sequence MSLVSVEFEAVIGLEVHLAVKTGSKMFCGCSADTFGDPPNTHTCPVCIGLPGSLPVANGEAIEKAIMFALALNCLVPERTQFHRKNYFYPDAPKNYQISQFDRPIGEHGFIDLDDGRRIGITRCHLEEDAGRSVHPAYADYSLVDLNRAGAPLIEMVTEPDLRTPEEAREFLNRVRAIAQSLGVSDASPEEGKMRADVNVSLRRPGDPLGTKVEVKNLNSFKSVQAALTFEIRRQSQLLEDGREVSQQTRGWNEGGQKTYVMREKEESADYRYLPDPDLPPVSITSEWLERVRGATPELPDSKRERYLALGVRSFDANLIAFDVELARFYDAALEAGGEPQAVANWLNGDVTGYLRGRGERLAQSSLTPELLVALVRLVESGEISGKTAKDLLPEVMAGAEPGRLVAERGLGQIADEDEVARLVERVLGANETIVRSARENPKAVNALLGLVMKESRGKAKPELVRQLLNEKLEVTS, from the coding sequence GTGTCCCTCGTGAGTGTCGAGTTCGAAGCGGTGATCGGCCTCGAGGTCCACCTCGCGGTGAAAACGGGGAGCAAGATGTTCTGTGGCTGCTCCGCCGATACCTTCGGCGACCCGCCGAATACGCACACCTGCCCGGTGTGCATCGGCCTCCCCGGCTCGCTCCCGGTCGCCAACGGGGAGGCGATCGAGAAGGCGATAATGTTCGCCCTCGCCTTGAACTGCCTGGTACCGGAGCGCACCCAGTTCCACCGCAAGAACTACTTCTACCCCGACGCGCCCAAGAATTATCAGATCAGTCAGTTCGACCGGCCGATCGGGGAGCACGGCTTCATCGATCTCGATGACGGCCGCCGCATCGGCATCACCCGCTGTCATCTGGAGGAGGACGCGGGCCGTTCGGTCCACCCCGCCTACGCCGACTACAGCCTCGTCGACCTGAACCGGGCCGGCGCGCCGCTGATCGAAATGGTCACCGAACCCGACCTCCGGACGCCCGAAGAAGCCCGCGAGTTCCTGAATCGGGTGCGGGCGATCGCGCAGTCGCTCGGGGTGTCGGACGCGTCGCCCGAAGAGGGGAAGATGCGGGCCGACGTCAACGTTTCACTGAGGCGGCCCGGCGACCCGCTGGGAACGAAGGTCGAGGTGAAGAACCTCAACTCGTTCAAGAGCGTTCAGGCTGCCCTGACGTTCGAGATCAGGCGCCAGTCGCAACTGCTCGAGGATGGCCGCGAGGTGAGCCAGCAGACGCGCGGTTGGAACGAAGGGGGCCAGAAGACCTACGTGATGCGCGAGAAGGAGGAGAGTGCCGACTACCGCTACCTCCCCGACCCGGACCTGCCGCCGGTGAGCATCACCAGCGAGTGGCTGGAGCGCGTACGTGGAGCCACACCTGAACTGCCCGACTCGAAGAGGGAACGGTACCTGGCGCTGGGCGTCCGCTCGTTCGACGCGAACCTGATCGCCTTCGATGTCGAACTCGCCCGCTTCTACGACGCCGCGCTCGAGGCGGGCGGAGAACCGCAGGCCGTCGCAAACTGGCTCAACGGCGACGTCACCGGCTATCTGCGTGGGCGTGGTGAGCGATTGGCCCAGAGTTCGCTCACGCCCGAACTGCTGGTTGCCCTGGTGCGGCTCGTGGAAAGCGGTGAGATCTCGGGCAAGACCGCGAAGGATCTGTTGCCCGAGGTGATGGCGGGAGCCGAGCCCGGCAGGCTGGTGGCCGAGCGAGGCTTGGGTCAGATCGCCGACGAAGACGAGGTGGCGCGTCTGGTGGAGCGGGTACTCGGCGCCAACGAAACGATCGTGCGGAGCGCTCGTGAGAACCCGAAGGCGGTCAACGCGCTACTGGGGTTAGTGATGAAGGAGAGCCGCGGGAAGGCCAAACCCGAGTTGGTCCGCCAGTTGCTGAACGAGAAACTCGAAGTAACGAGCTAG
- a CDS encoding bifunctional nuclease family protein, giving the protein MVEAVLEDIAVAGEGNQFLVLLRTKDDDVLPIVIDALQAMSIAAGRSEESVIGRPLTHDLMLSALKMFDATVARVEITDLVEGTYYSMLILERQGVHFEVDARPSDALALAVRSKAPILIAEHVIEQNALTDDYSGGGGFEA; this is encoded by the coding sequence ATGGTCGAAGCCGTCCTCGAGGATATCGCCGTGGCCGGCGAGGGGAACCAGTTCCTGGTGCTTCTCCGGACGAAAGACGACGACGTGTTGCCGATAGTCATCGACGCGCTGCAGGCGATGTCGATCGCGGCGGGACGCTCGGAGGAGTCCGTTATCGGAAGGCCCCTCACCCACGACCTGATGCTCTCGGCCCTCAAGATGTTCGACGCTACCGTCGCACGCGTCGAGATCACCGACCTGGTCGAAGGCACCTACTACTCGATGCTGATCCTCGAGCGGCAGGGCGTGCACTTCGAGGTGGATGCGCGTCCCAGCGACGCTCTCGCGCTCGCCGTCAGGTCCAAGGCGCCCATTCTCATAGCCGAGCACGTGATCGAGCAGAACGCCCTCACCGATGACTATTCGGGTGGCGGGGGCTTCGAGGCCTGA
- the folE gene encoding GTP cyclohydrolase I FolE, with protein MADTFDDPFAVDGESTAIATLNEAQLTPLVRDFIVALGEDPEREGLLATPERVDRSWRFLTSGYHVDVAEVVNGALFEAEGSEMVVVKGIEFYSVCEHHMLPFFGKAHVGYIPNERLLGLSKFARVVDVFARRMQVQERMTSQIADALDELLQPQGLAVVTEASHLCMMMRGVEKQGSSTRTSAMRGVFKSDARTRQEFLDSLS; from the coding sequence ATGGCCGACACATTCGACGATCCATTCGCTGTGGACGGTGAGTCCACCGCCATCGCCACGCTGAACGAGGCCCAGCTCACGCCCCTCGTCCGTGATTTCATCGTCGCCCTAGGCGAAGACCCGGAACGGGAGGGCCTCCTGGCCACGCCCGAACGGGTCGATCGTTCCTGGCGCTTCCTCACCAGCGGCTACCATGTCGACGTCGCCGAAGTAGTCAACGGCGCCCTGTTCGAGGCCGAGGGTTCGGAGATGGTCGTGGTGAAGGGGATAGAGTTCTACTCGGTCTGCGAGCACCACATGCTGCCCTTCTTCGGCAAAGCCCACGTAGGCTACATCCCCAACGAGCGACTCCTGGGACTCAGTAAGTTCGCGCGAGTGGTCGACGTCTTCGCCCGGCGGATGCAGGTCCAGGAGCGGATGACGTCGCAGATCGCCGACGCCCTCGACGAACTCCTCCAGCCGCAAGGCCTGGCGGTGGTCACCGAGGCGAGCCACCTCTGCATGATGATGCGAGGTGTCGAGAAGCAGGGTTCGAGCACCCGCACCAGCGCCATGCGCGGAGTCTTCAAGAGCGACGCTCGCACCCGGCAGGAGTTCCTTGACTCTCTGAGCTGA
- a CDS encoding ABC transporter ATP-binding protein, which translates to MNTTTTDKRAYLSARGSSAAPCLLEIVRVDGLVKSYADPQQPAVSDFDLSVDEGEILCLLGPSGCGKTTLLRLIAGFEVPDSGTVHVGGREVVGPNSWVPPERRAIGFVFQDYALFPHLTVLQNVAFGVRARSRRERLERAEEVLGLVGLTVFSKRYPHQLSGGQQQRVALARALAPGPEVILLDEPFSNLDAALREATREEVRSILKTTRTTTIMVTHDQEEALTFGDRLAVMRSGWLEQLGTPEEVYKRPRTAFVAKFLGRTNLLRGTGCGEVAETIFGPLPLTRRAEGRLLLSLRPEDLTFGGDGGIFVDVLSREFKGHDLTYLCRTATEVEGHDELITVQTGPECRVQAGETVRVSSRGPAVPLEASTGSVKQ; encoded by the coding sequence ATGAACACGACCACCACCGACAAGCGCGCCTACCTTTCAGCACGAGGCTCGAGCGCGGCCCCGTGCCTGCTCGAGATAGTTCGCGTCGACGGGCTCGTGAAGAGCTACGCCGATCCGCAGCAACCGGCCGTCTCCGACTTCGACCTGAGCGTCGACGAGGGCGAGATCCTCTGCCTGCTGGGACCTTCGGGCTGCGGCAAGACCACGCTCCTGCGGCTCATCGCCGGCTTCGAAGTACCCGACTCCGGTACCGTTCACGTGGGTGGTCGCGAGGTCGTCGGACCGAACAGTTGGGTGCCGCCCGAGCGCCGTGCCATAGGGTTCGTGTTCCAGGACTACGCCCTCTTCCCCCACCTGACCGTGCTCCAGAACGTGGCGTTCGGGGTACGGGCGCGCTCGAGGCGAGAACGCCTGGAGCGCGCCGAAGAGGTCCTCGGTCTCGTCGGGCTGACGGTCTTCAGCAAGCGATACCCCCACCAGCTGTCGGGTGGCCAGCAGCAACGCGTGGCACTCGCGAGGGCGTTGGCGCCGGGGCCCGAGGTCATCTTGCTGGACGAGCCGTTCAGCAACCTAGATGCGGCACTCCGGGAGGCGACCCGGGAAGAGGTCCGCAGCATCCTCAAGACGACCCGGACGACGACCATCATGGTCACTCACGACCAGGAGGAAGCGCTCACCTTCGGCGATCGGCTGGCGGTGATGAGGAGCGGCTGGCTCGAGCAGCTGGGAACTCCCGAAGAGGTCTACAAACGACCCCGCACCGCTTTCGTCGCCAAGTTCTTGGGGCGTACCAACCTGCTGCGTGGTACCGGCTGCGGCGAGGTGGCCGAAACGATCTTCGGCCCCCTGCCCCTGACCCGCAGGGCCGAGGGCCGCTTGCTGCTCTCGTTGCGTCCCGAGGACCTCACCTTCGGCGGTGACGGCGGCATCTTCGTAGACGTCCTGAGCCGCGAGTTCAAGGGGCACGATCTCACCTACCTCTGCCGCACGGCCACGGAAGTCGAGGGGCACGACGAGCTCATCACGGTGCAGACGGGGCCGGAGTGCCGTGTCCAGGCTGGTGAGACGGTACGGGTGAGCAGTCGCGGGCCGGCGGTGCCGCTCGAGGCCAGCACCGGCTCGGTCAAGCAGTAG
- a CDS encoding iron ABC transporter permease has translation MQRSASSDDRSFGRRRIRLGGWSIAVVAIALLVAAPILVVLSSVFAPAGDIWRHLASTLLPEYVRNSFLLMLGVGTGTMLIGVSGAWLVTMCRFPGRGLFEWALLLPLAIPAYIMAYAYTDFLQYAGPLQSGLRAVTGWGIGDYWFPDIRSLGGAILLLTLALYPYVYLLARAAFLEQAVSILEAGRSLGRSPWRAFFVVSLPLVRPAVAAGVALALMETLSDFGTVEYFGIVTFTTGIYRTWFGLGAPIAAAQLAAFLLLFILALLVLERSLGRRRRSQGGASRYRALGTFPLSGARRLLAFGACLLPILLGFLGPAAILLEMTLSDTSRSLGPDLLEYSRHTFVLAAISAVLAVLVALLLAYGKRVRPNILTRAATRIASIGYAVPGSVIAVGVLMHLGWIDNRIDTWTRSSFGFSTGLLLSGTIAGLLFAYLVRFLAMSLGAVESSLAKITPSMDEAAHSLGHRSLSTLLRVHVPLMRGSLLSAALLVFVEVTKELPATLIVRPFNFDTLAVRAYRLASDERLTEAAGGALMIVLVGIVPVFLLSRAIARSRELGDG, from the coding sequence GTGCAGAGATCAGCATCCAGCGACGATAGGAGTTTCGGCAGAAGGAGGATCCGGCTGGGCGGCTGGAGCATAGCCGTCGTCGCGATCGCCCTCCTCGTCGCAGCGCCCATACTGGTTGTGCTGAGCAGCGTCTTCGCTCCGGCCGGCGACATCTGGAGGCACCTGGCCTCGACCCTGCTTCCGGAGTACGTGCGCAACTCGTTCCTGCTCATGCTGGGCGTGGGGACGGGCACGATGCTCATCGGCGTGAGCGGCGCCTGGCTCGTAACCATGTGCCGCTTCCCGGGCCGCGGACTCTTCGAGTGGGCTCTCCTGCTTCCGCTGGCCATCCCGGCCTACATCATGGCCTACGCCTATACCGATTTCCTACAGTACGCCGGTCCCCTGCAGAGCGGACTCAGGGCAGTTACCGGCTGGGGGATAGGCGACTACTGGTTTCCCGACATCCGCTCATTAGGCGGCGCCATCCTCCTCCTCACGCTCGCCCTCTACCCCTACGTCTACCTGCTGGCACGGGCAGCCTTCCTCGAGCAGGCGGTCTCGATCCTCGAGGCCGGGCGTAGTCTCGGGCGCAGCCCCTGGCGGGCTTTCTTCGTGGTCTCGCTGCCGCTGGTGAGACCGGCCGTGGCGGCCGGCGTTGCCCTCGCACTGATGGAGACCTTAAGCGACTTCGGCACCGTCGAGTACTTCGGGATCGTCACCTTCACGACAGGGATCTACCGCACCTGGTTCGGGCTTGGCGCCCCGATCGCGGCGGCGCAGCTGGCGGCCTTCCTGCTGCTCTTCATCCTGGCGCTGCTCGTGCTCGAGCGCAGCCTGGGCAGGCGGAGGAGGTCACAGGGCGGCGCCAGCCGCTACCGAGCGCTGGGAACCTTCCCGCTCTCGGGGGCGAGGCGTCTCCTCGCCTTCGGAGCCTGCCTGCTGCCCATCCTCCTCGGCTTCCTGGGCCCCGCTGCGATCCTTCTCGAGATGACGCTCAGCGACACTTCGCGTTCTCTGGGTCCCGACCTCCTCGAGTATTCCCGCCACACCTTCGTCCTGGCGGCCATAAGTGCTGTCCTGGCTGTACTGGTCGCGCTCCTGCTCGCCTACGGGAAGCGGGTGCGGCCCAACATTCTCACCCGCGCCGCCACTCGGATAGCCTCCATCGGCTACGCGGTACCCGGTTCGGTGATAGCCGTGGGCGTCCTCATGCACCTGGGCTGGATCGACAACCGGATCGACACCTGGACGAGGAGCAGCTTCGGGTTCTCCACTGGACTGCTGCTCAGTGGAACGATCGCCGGTCTGCTCTTCGCCTACCTGGTGCGGTTCCTCGCGATGTCGCTGGGTGCTGTCGAGTCGAGCCTGGCGAAGATCACGCCGAGCATGGATGAAGCCGCCCACAGTCTGGGTCACCGGTCGCTGTCGACGTTGCTGCGGGTGCACGTCCCGCTGATGCGCGGCAGCCTGCTCAGCGCCGCGCTCCTCGTGTTCGTGGAGGTGACCAAGGAATTGCCCGCGACGCTGATAGTGCGGCCGTTCAACTTCGACACTCTGGCCGTGCGGGCTTACCGGCTGGCTTCGGACGAGCGGCTCACCGAGGCCGCCGGCGGGGCGTTGATGATCGTCCTGGTGGGGATCGTTCCGGTCTTCCTGCTCAGCCGGGCCATCGCCCGATCCCGTGAACTGGGCGACGGCTGA
- a CDS encoding Fe(3+) ABC transporter substrate-binding protein — protein sequence MHIRRLCLLALLCLLFTPAALASGPGEHEEERAHDTAVADPSADVVNVYSSRHYPTDEELYEEFTDETGIEVNVIEADADELIARIESEGRNSPADVFITVDAGRLWRAEQAGILASVDSEVLEERIPENLRHPEGKWFGLTQRVRVIVYNEEAVDPSELSTYEDLADERWDDRICIRSSSNVYNQSLVASLIAANGAEATEEWAEGLVDNMARRPQGGDTDQILAVAAGECDVAVVNHYYLARLIASDDPADREVAEKVGLFFPNQEGRGAHVNISGAGVVATAPHPENAVRFIEYLTSPEAQEIFAQGNNEFPVVDGVPASEVAESFGEFVADDVNIALLGENNPEAVMLMDRAGWR from the coding sequence ATGCACATCCGACGACTCTGCCTTCTAGCCCTGCTCTGCCTGCTATTCACACCAGCCGCGCTCGCCAGTGGACCCGGCGAACACGAAGAGGAGCGGGCCCACGACACCGCGGTCGCCGATCCCTCGGCCGACGTCGTCAACGTCTACTCCTCCCGCCACTACCCGACCGACGAGGAGCTCTACGAGGAGTTCACCGACGAGACCGGTATCGAGGTGAACGTCATCGAGGCGGATGCCGACGAGCTTATCGCCAGGATCGAGAGTGAGGGACGGAACAGCCCGGCCGACGTGTTCATCACCGTCGACGCCGGACGCCTCTGGCGGGCCGAGCAGGCCGGGATCTTGGCTTCGGTAGACTCAGAGGTTCTCGAGGAGCGCATCCCGGAGAACCTGCGTCACCCCGAAGGCAAGTGGTTCGGTCTCACTCAGCGCGTCCGCGTGATCGTCTATAACGAAGAAGCCGTCGACCCGAGCGAGCTCTCCACCTACGAGGACCTCGCCGATGAACGCTGGGACGACCGCATCTGCATCCGCTCGTCCAGCAACGTCTACAACCAGTCGCTGGTCGCCTCCCTCATCGCCGCCAACGGAGCCGAAGCTACCGAGGAGTGGGCCGAAGGGTTGGTCGACAACATGGCGCGCCGGCCCCAGGGTGGCGACACCGACCAGATACTGGCGGTGGCGGCGGGCGAGTGCGACGTGGCCGTGGTCAACCACTACTACCTCGCCAGGCTGATCGCATCGGACGACCCCGCCGATCGCGAGGTCGCCGAGAAGGTCGGGCTATTCTTCCCCAACCAGGAGGGGCGCGGCGCTCACGTCAACATCAGCGGCGCCGGGGTCGTCGCTACCGCGCCACACCCCGAGAACGCGGTCCGCTTCATCGAGTACCTCACCTCGCCCGAGGCACAGGAGATCTTCGCTCAGGGCAACAACGAGTTCCCGGTCGTCGACGGCGTCCCGGCATCGGAGGTGGCGGAGAGCTTCGGCGAGTTCGTGGCCGATGACGTGAACATCGCGCTGCTGGGGGAGAATAACCCGGAAGCTGTGATGCTGATGGACCGGGCCGGCTGGCGCTGA
- a CDS encoding HAD family hydrolase yields MDSPRLLAFDLDRTLLTDDYRLPARIEEAIREARRCGHLVTVLTGRPRAAALPYLEQLEIDGPHSVNHGAVVYGFGGELIRHTRLEAAVVAQVLAPYLEVTDLDFSCVVDDMLYVRDPDDDRWSWAHSRNRLVKRFDASARLDADKVIFAADERTKTIEQEIRRRLPGLVTYLWGDGYLEVTGANADKGGALELIADLLEVPREATVAFGDGLNDVTMVGWAGTGVAVGSYAHPDVVAAADERVASPEEGGVARWIEQHLTAGMVAERAEGTLDQAPAEQGG; encoded by the coding sequence ATGGACTCGCCCCGGCTCCTCGCCTTCGACCTCGACAGAACCCTGCTGACAGACGATTACCGGCTCCCTGCGAGGATCGAAGAGGCGATCCGCGAGGCCCGCCGTTGCGGCCACCTGGTCACCGTCCTCACCGGCCGGCCACGAGCGGCGGCACTGCCCTACCTGGAACAACTCGAGATCGACGGGCCGCACAGCGTGAACCATGGCGCGGTGGTCTACGGCTTCGGCGGCGAGCTGATCCGGCATACCCGCCTCGAGGCGGCCGTCGTCGCCCAGGTGCTCGCCCCCTACCTGGAGGTCACCGACCTCGACTTCTCCTGCGTGGTGGACGACATGCTCTACGTCCGCGATCCGGACGACGACCGCTGGTCGTGGGCGCATAGCCGCAACCGTCTGGTGAAGCGGTTCGACGCGAGCGCCAGGCTCGATGCCGACAAGGTGATCTTCGCCGCCGACGAACGCACGAAGACGATCGAGCAGGAGATCCGGCGGCGCCTGCCGGGCCTGGTCACCTACCTGTGGGGCGACGGCTACCTGGAGGTGACCGGCGCCAACGCCGACAAGGGCGGCGCGCTCGAACTGATCGCCGACCTTCTCGAGGTGCCTCGCGAAGCGACGGTGGCCTTCGGCGACGGGCTGAACGACGTGACGATGGTGGGGTGGGCCGGGACCGGCGTGGCAGTAGGCTCCTACGCTCATCCCGACGTGGTGGCCGCCGCCGACGAGCGGGTCGCCTCGCCGGAGGAAGGCGGTGTCGCCCGTTGGATCGAGCAGCACCTGACCGCCGGGATGGTTGCGGAGAGGGCCGAGGGGACGCTCGACCAGGCTCCCGCGGAGCAGGGCGGCTAG
- a CDS encoding pitrilysin family protein has product MRATEVSVPGTKRSRYEAIRRRRLGRPSLLLLALLLVAGQALAQPAPDEWPHPLELQPPPIDYEPPEARQERLSNGITVFLLEDRTLPLVQGVAYVEAPALYDPEGKVGLAALTAAMLREGGAGELSPAELDIRLEQLAASVEASADTYLASVGFDTLSSTLDEVMPLWRDVLVQPRFDPDRLEVRRQRQLEAIRRVVDDPVQLALREFFYRVAEGHPTGAYPTLESINAITREDIVEFHRSYYGPANTAIAVAGDFDSDEMLARLEQLLGDWRVEVNPPPPIPPLDEEPDGTVYLAPKQMSQSVVVIGHPAVLAYSPAYNDLDVANHILGGGGFTSRLFEEIRTRRGLAYATASVVTQGFEYPGTFVAYSISPAQATHQVISLILEEIERLQSQPVDPAELSLAQETILNQSLFRYDSAAAIAQRSARVSLLGLEPDYYERYLDNLQQITAEEIQRVAREELHPQEAVIMVVGDPELFGGSLEDFGEVVTIDLE; this is encoded by the coding sequence ATGAGGGCCACCGAGGTAAGCGTACCTGGAACGAAGCGAAGCCGCTACGAGGCGATACGCCGTAGACGGCTGGGTCGGCCGTCACTCCTGCTGCTCGCACTACTGCTGGTCGCTGGCCAGGCCCTGGCGCAGCCAGCCCCGGACGAGTGGCCCCACCCGCTCGAGCTTCAGCCACCGCCGATCGATTACGAACCGCCCGAAGCGAGGCAGGAGCGGCTGAGCAACGGCATAACGGTCTTCCTGCTCGAGGACAGGACGCTGCCCCTGGTCCAGGGGGTCGCTTACGTCGAAGCGCCCGCCCTCTACGACCCGGAGGGGAAGGTCGGGCTGGCCGCCTTGACGGCAGCGATGCTTCGCGAGGGCGGCGCGGGCGAGCTCTCCCCCGCCGAACTGGACATCCGGCTGGAGCAGTTGGCTGCCTCGGTGGAGGCGTCGGCCGATACCTACCTCGCGTCGGTAGGTTTCGACACGCTCAGTTCCACGCTCGACGAGGTCATGCCGCTCTGGCGTGACGTACTGGTGCAGCCACGCTTCGATCCGGACCGGCTCGAGGTTCGCCGCCAGCGTCAGCTGGAGGCGATCCGCAGGGTCGTGGACGACCCCGTTCAACTCGCCCTGCGGGAGTTCTTCTACCGCGTAGCGGAGGGCCATCCCACTGGGGCCTACCCGACCTTGGAGTCGATAAACGCCATCACCCGCGAGGACATAGTCGAATTCCATCGCAGCTACTACGGCCCTGCGAACACGGCCATCGCCGTGGCGGGTGATTTCGACAGCGATGAGATGCTCGCACGACTCGAGCAGCTCTTGGGCGACTGGCGCGTCGAGGTGAACCCTCCGCCCCCGATCCCGCCGCTCGACGAAGAGCCCGACGGCACGGTCTACCTGGCGCCCAAGCAGATGAGCCAGAGCGTGGTAGTCATCGGGCACCCGGCGGTGCTGGCTTATTCGCCCGCCTACAACGATCTCGACGTCGCGAATCACATCCTGGGAGGCGGTGGCTTCACCAGCCGCCTCTTCGAGGAGATCAGGACCCGTCGCGGGCTCGCATACGCCACTGCTTCGGTCGTCACTCAGGGCTTCGAGTACCCTGGAACCTTCGTCGCCTACAGCATCTCGCCTGCCCAGGCGACCCACCAGGTGATCTCGCTCATCCTCGAGGAGATCGAGCGACTGCAGTCGCAGCCCGTCGATCCGGCGGAGCTGAGCCTCGCCCAGGAAACGATCCTCAACCAGTCTCTGTTCCGTTACGACTCGGCCGCCGCGATAGCGCAGCGCAGCGCCCGGGTATCGCTGTTGGGACTCGAGCCCGACTACTACGAGCGCTATCTGGACAACCTGCAGCAGATCACCGCCGAGGAGATCCAGCGGGTGGCCCGAGAGGAGCTGCACCCGCAGGAGGCGGTGATCATGGTGGTGGGCGACCCGGAGCTCTTCGGCGGATCGCTTGAGGATTTCGGTGAGGTGGTGACGATCGACCTGGAGTAG